One Rouxiella sp. S1S-2 genomic window, TGGACTACCTTCTGCTCTCTTACGTGCTTTATCACCAAGGGCTGGTTCCTCCGCACATTGCGGCGGGTATCAACCTGAACTTCTGGCCGGCCGGACCTATCTTCCGCCGTCTGGGTGCGTTCTTTATTCGTCGTACCTTCAAAGGGAATAAACTTTACGCCACGGTTTTCCGTGAGTACTTGGGTGAACTGTTTAGCCGCGGCTATTCCGTCGAGTACTTCGTTGAAGGGGGTCGCTCACGCACCGGTCGTCTGCTCGAACCTAAAACCGGCACCTTGGCGATGACCATTCAGGCTATGCTGCGCGGCGGTTCGCGTCCTATTACGCTGGTACCGATTTATATTGGCTACGAACACGTGATGGAAGTCGGCACCTATGCGAAAGAACTGCGCGGAGCCACCAAAGAGAAAGAAAGCTTTATACAGATGATCAACGGCTTGCGTAAGTTGCGCAACCTAGGTCAGGGCTATGTCAACTTTGGCGAGCCGCTGCATTTGACGCCTTATCTTAACCAGAACGTTCCCCAGTGGCGCGACGCGATAGACCCTATCGAAGCACATCGCCCAAGCTGGCTTACACCGACGGTGCAGGATATTGCCGACAAAATAATGGTTCGAATCAACAATTCGGCGGCTGCCAATGCCATGAACCTGTGCTGTACGGCGCTGCTGGCGTCCCGTCAGCGCTCATTGACCCGCGAGCAGCTGATTGAACAGCTTGACTGCTATCTGCAGCTTTTGCGTAATGTGCCTTACACCGCTGACTCGACCGTGCCGGAACTTACCGCAGATCGGCTGCTTGATCACGCACTGAACATGAACAAGTTCCAGGTTGAGAAGGACAATATTGGCGATATCATCATTCTGCCGCGCGAGCAGGCGGTGCTGATGACCTACTATCGCAACAATATTCATCACCTTTTGGTGATGCCTTCGCTGATAGCAAGTATTGTGATGCACCACCGAGAGGTGAGTAAGTCCGAGCTTCTGCGTCAGGTGGCGCTGATTTATCCGATGATAAAAGCCGAGCTGTTCATGCACTATGGCAAAGAGCAGCTGCCGCAGCTGCTTGAAGTGCTCAGCGCCGAATTGGCTCGTCAGGGACTGATCGTCGTCGAGGGTGATCAGCTTACGCTAAATCCTTTGCGCAACAGACCTCTCCAGCTATTGGCGGCAGGCGTTCGTGAAACGTTGCAACGCTATGCGATAACCCTGTCGCTGCTGAGCAATAATCCAAGCATCAGCCGTGGCGCGCTGGAAAAAGAGAGCCGTATTATGGCCCAGCGTCTGTCGGTGCTGCACGGCATTAACGCACCGGAGTTTTTCGACAAGGCGGTATTTACTACGCTGGTCGGCACGCTGCGCGATGAAGGCTATATCAATGATATTGGTGATGCTATTGCGGAGCATACCCGTGAAATCTATACCATTCTCAGTGACTTGATTACGCCAGACATTCGACTGACGATTGAAAGCGCAGGCATGCCTTCTGAATTACCGGTGGCGACCGAGCCTCCGGCCGAAGCTAAAATCGACGTTAGAGATACCGACCACTAAGCGATTTTAGATTCGCGTCGTCACGGTATGGCACAAAAAAACCCCGGTCGCCTCAACGCGAACCGGGGTTTTTCTTTTTAAAAGTCTGACTAGCCGCCGGCCATTGAGTAGCTCAGCAAGATGCCGATAAACATCACCATGCCGACGTAATTGTTATTGCGAAAAGCCTGAAAACACTGCTCGCGCTGGCGCTTGGCGGTGATTTTCTGCTGATGCACAAACAGGCAGGCGGCAAGCAGCAGCGACCAATAAAACGGTGCGCCAAGCTGATTCAGATGACCCACCGTCGCCATTAATGCCAGCATTGCCAACTGCAAAAGTCCGTTAATCAGATTGTCGTAGCGACCAAAAAGAATCGCGGTAGATTTCACGCCAATCCTCAGGTCATCGTCCCTGTCGACCATCGCGTACTGCGTATCGTAGGCGACAGTCCAGCAAATATTAGCCAAAAACAGTAGCCAGCAGCTCAGCGGTACTGCCTCACTCACGGCCATATAAGCCATCGGGATGGCCCAACCAAACGCCGCCCCCAGCACCACCTGAGGCAGGTTACTCACGCGCTTTACAAACGGATAGATCCACGCCAGTGCCAGCCCGCCCAGTGACAGCAGGATGGTTTTTCCGTTGAGCAAAAGCACCAGGCAGAATGACAGCAGAACCAGCGCGCCAAAAAGCATCTTGGCCTGTCTGCTGGTGATTGCCCCACTCGGTAAAGGGCGGCCAGCGGTACGCTTCACATGTCCGTCAACCTTTCTATCGGCATAATCATTGATTACGCAGCCCGCTGCGCGCATGAAAAATACGCCCAGAACGAAGACAATCAGAATCTTGAGCGGCGGCATCCCGCCGCTGGCCAACCACAGCGCCCAAAGCGTCGGCCACATTAAAAGCAGCGAACCAATCGGCTTATCAATTCGCATCAGTCGACAATAATCACGCCATTGTCCCTGCATCACAGTCCCCATCAACTTGATCTTCTCCCTTACAGCGTTACTTTTTTGTCGTTAGTTTTACCGCATCGTCGCGACTGTCGTAAACTGGCGAAGCGGGCAAGAAAATTTCGGTCAGTAGCAGCGGCTTGTCTGAAAGCCTTAAACGAGAGCGCCGAGCCCAGCATTTGGCCTGCTGGCCCAGATGAATGTAGTCACGGCTCAGATGATTGCCGCTAAACAAATAGCGCCCAAGCGGCAAGGTTCCCAAGTCCACCAGCGCCTGATCGTCTCCGGTCAGCGTTTCGAGTGGAATGACCGTGCGGCCCAGCAGCCAGGGTACATCGTCACCGAATAGTACGATTTCGCGCAGCCAGTAGCGCTCACTCATCGGCAGTTGCTCGGCCTCTTCTTTGCTTAACTGGTGGTGTTCAATGAAACACTCTTTCTGCGGGGTTACGCTGACGGTGGAACAGTGCTGTTCAAAACGACGCGTCATCGACCCCATTTCCAGCAGCCAGTCTACGACCGCGGGAGGAACGTCGGAAGAGAATTCAAACCAATGGATAGCATCCGGAAAGGGAACATAAGACTCAGACATTAGCGCACTCCGATTGGGTAGAAATCTCTACCAAAAAAGAAATTAAGGCTGGCATTCTAGCGCAGATTCCCCCGGCGGTAATCCCGCCGGGGAGAACATTTACTCACGTTTCAGGCGTTCACCGTTAGCCAAATAAAGGGTAAAGACCAGCACTAAAATCGCGGCGGTATACAGGAGGGTATCAATCGGACTTTTATGATCGACGATAATAAAGCGAATAATCGCTGTAATCGCGATATAGACGAAGTAACGCAAAGGGAAATGGTATCCCGACGCAAAGTACTTAACTATCAGGGCAATAAACTCAAAGTACAGGAAGTAAATAACGATGCCTTCAATCAGCATATAAGACGAAGATTCGTCGTTATTAACGAACAATACCAGAGCCAGATGATACGTTTCTCGCCCCAGGAACAGCATCAGAATGGCTGCCAGCCCCAATAAAAAAACGTTTAAAATTCGCTGCATGACGACTGCAATCATCGTTGCCTTTTTAGATCCTGCCATGTGATGTAGATCCCACTTTTGATGTTGAATGGCAGAAGAATACCACAGCGTTCAAACGGGTAAAGGCGGATGTTTTTGCCGTAATCGCTTTTTTGGTTATCGCTTCTTTCAAAATAAAAAGGGCCAACTGACAAGCAGTTAGCCCTTCACGCTGCGAACCATTAACCCGGCAAATCACACGTTATTGCCAGGGAAACGTTCTCAGGCACGCCAGTTTTTAAAGCGGTTGATTAAACCATTGGTAGAACTGTCGTGGCCGGTCACGTTCTCACTGCCTTCAAGTTCAGGCAGAATGCGGTTTGCCAGCTGCTTGCCTAATTCTACGCCCCATTGGTCGAAGGTATAGATATTGAGGATAGCGCCCTGAGTAAAGATTTTGTGCTCATACAGCGCAATCAGTGCACCCAGGCTAAACGGGGTGATCTCACGCAGCAGGATGGAGTTAGTTGGGCGGTTGCCTTCAAACACTTTGAAAGGTGCCACGTGTTTAACGTCTTCAGGTTTTTTGCCTTGCGCCGCAAACTCTTCCTCAACCACGTCCAGCGATTTACCAAAGGCCAGCGCCTCGGTTTGCGCGAAGAAGTTAGACAGCAGTTTGGCGTGATGATCGCTTAACGCATTGTGGCTTACCGCCGGTGCGATGAAATCACAAGGGACGATTTTGGTGCCCTGGTGAATCAGCTGATAAAACGCGTGCTGTCCGTTGGTGCCCGGCTCGCCCCAGATGATTGGGCCAGTCTGGTAGTCAACGGCATCGCCGTTGCGGTCAACGTATTTGCCGTTGGACTCCATATTTCCCTGTTGGAAATAGGCAGCAAAACGATGCATGTACTGATCGTAGGGCAGAATTGCTTCGGTTTCTGTGCCGTAGAAATCGTTATACCAGATACCGATCAGTGCCAGAATAATTGGCAGGTTTTTCTCAGCAGGCGTTTCGGCGAAGTGTTTGTCCATCGCATGCGCGCCGCTCAGCAGCTGTTCGAAGTTTTCGAAACCCACTGACAGGGCAATCGACAGACCAATCGCAGACCACAGGGAGTAACGACCGCCCACCCAGTCCCAGAACTCGAACATGTTGTCGGTATCAATGCCGAACTCGGCCACGGCTTTACCGTTGGTAGAAAGCGCGGCGAAGTGCTTGGCAACGTGCTGCTCTTCACCGGCCGTTTGCAGGAACCAGTCGCGCGCGCTGTGGGCGTTGGTCATGGTTTCTTGCGTGGTGAAGGTTTTTGATGCCACCAGGAATAGCGTGGTTTCAGGGTCCAGCGGTTTCAGCGTTTCGGCGATGTGCGTGCCGTCAACGTTGGAAACAAAGTGCATATTCAGGTGATTTTTATAAGGACGTAGCGCCTCGGTCACCATGAAAGGACCCAAGTCTGAACCCCCGATACCGATGTTAACGATGTCAGTAATTGGCTTGCCGGTGTAACCCTTCCAGCTGCCGCCGATCACACGCTCGGTGAAGCCTTTGATTTTGGCCAGTACGGCGTTCACTTCTGGCATTACGTCTTTGCCATCAACCACGATTGGCGTGTTGCTGCGGTTACGCAGGGCAACGTGCAGCACGGCGCGGTCTTCAGTGCGGTTAATTTTCTCACCTGAGAACATCGACTTGATGGCGTCTTGCAGACTGGTCTCTTTGGCCAGCGCATGCAGTTTTTCAAGCGTTTCTGCCGTGATACGGTTTTTAGAGAAGTCGATCAGAATTTGATCGTCGAAAGTGGCAGAGAACTTGGTGAAGCGATCGCTATCTTCGGCGAACAGCTGACTGATTTGCACATCTTTAACTTGGTCGAAATGCTGCTGCAGGGCCTGCCAGGCAGCGGTTTTAGTTGGATTGATATTTTTCATAGCAATGCTCTTAGGCTGAGAATGTAAGGTGACATCTTGACTATTATTTAGCGCAACTGCCTTGATTGTATCCGGTATTTTACAAGTTTAGATGCCTTTTCTTGCGTTTCTTGCAATAGGCAATAACTGTTGGCAATGCGCCGCATAGACAAATACCGCAATCAATAATAGATGACAATCTTTCAAAATGTGAGACAGATGCCGCGCGATCGTTGACAGATGGCGCAGAACCGGTAATTCTAAGCACCTAACTTATACGCGTCCGCGCGCGTAAGCCAGAAGAGGCGCGTCGCCCAGGCAATGTATCGGAGGAACCGTATCCTGCGAAGGTGCATTATGGGGTGCGACGCCGAGGTCAGACACCCAACGGTTGGGAAAAGATCGACTACAGGGGCTGAATCCTCTGGGTTGTCACCGCTATAGCTCTGTGAGCTATTGGCATGGTGGGGCGCTTCTGGGTGTATCGTAGCATCTCTACGTCTGCTCCCGTTTCCCGCTCTACCCTTGTGCCAAGGAATATGCAATTAAAAAGGCCGTCATAAACATGGCGACCCTGACACGAGGTTTTACATGAATCAAGCAACACTCCGCAACGCCGACCCGACGCCTTTGAGCAGCACGGTCATTGCCAAATTTGGTGGCACCAGCGTGGCGGACTTCGAAGCGATGAACCGCAGCGCCGACGTTGTACTCTCCAATCCTGATGTTCGAGTCGTCGTACTCTCCGCCTCTGCTGGCGTAACGAATCTGCTGGTTGAACTGGCCGAAGGTTCCGACAGCGCGCGCCGCGTATTCCTGCTCGACGAAATTCGCCGCATCCAAAACGCTATTATCGACCGCCTGGACAAGCCTGAGGTTATCCATGAAGAGATAGAGCGGATGCTGGAAAACATCAGCATGCTTTCTGAAGCGGCAAGCCTCGCCACCTCGAGTGCATTGACCGATGAACTGGTCAGCCACGGTGAAATGATGTCGACCCTGCTGTTTGTCGAAATTCTTCGCCAGCGCAACGTTTCCGCCGAGTGGTTTGACGTGCGCAAAATCATGCGCACCAACGACCGCTTTGGCCGCGCCGAGCCAGACACTCAGATACTGTATGATCTGGCAAGCCAGCAGCTGCTGCCGCGTCTGAAGGAAGCACTGATTATTACTCAGGGCTTTATTGGCTCGGAACCTAAAGGCCGCACCACCACGCTGGGTCGCGGCGGCAGTGACTATACTGCAGCCCTGCTGGGTGAAGCGCTGCACGCGTCCCGCGTTGATATCTGGACCGACGTTCCGGGCATTTACACCACCGATCCCCGTCTGGTTCCGGCGGCTAAACGCATTGATCGTATTGCGTTTGAAGAAGCGGCTGAAATGGCCACCTTCGGCGCCAAAGTTTTGCATCCGGCCACGCTGCTGCCCGCGGTTCGCCGAGGTATTCCGGTGTTTGTGGGTTCAAGCAAAGACCCGTCCGCCGGTGGAACGCTGGTCTGCAACACCACTGAAAATCCGCCGCTGTTCCGCGCGCTGGCGCTGCGCCGCAAGCAGACGCTGCTCACGTTGCACAGCCTGAGCATGCTGCATTCGCAAGGTTTTCTGGCCGAAGTTTTCAGCATCCTCGCGCGTCATAATATCTCCGTGGATTTGATTACCACCTCCGAAGTCAGCATCGCGTTGACGCTCGATACCACCGGGTCTACCTCGTCCGGTGAGAGCCTGCTGACCACCTCGCTGTTGACCGAGCTTTCATCACTGTGTCGCGTCGAGGTTGAAGAGAATCTGGCGCTGATAGCGATCATCGGCAACAAGCTTTCTCAAGCCTGCGGCGTGGGCAAAGAAGTCTTTGGTGTGTTGGACCCGTTTAACATTCGCATGATTTGTTACGGTGCCAGCAGCTATAACCTGTGCTTCCTGGTTCCGGGCGATGATGCTAATCAGGTCGTTCAAAAACTGCATCATAATTTATTCGAGCAAAATCAATAGACTATAGATTACAGCAAGCCAGATAATTAAGCCGGATCGAAAGATCCGGTTTTTTTTACCAAGAAAAACACAACATTAAAAACTATTAAATTATAACAAGACACTGAGGATCACTCTGCATGTTAGCCAAAATTACACGCCTGTTCCCCCTGTGGGCCGTTTTACTGGCCGTCGCCGCCTATTACACGCCCACGACCTTTACCCCCATCGGCCCGCACGTCAGCACCCTATTGATGCTGATTATGTTTGCAATGGGTGTAACGCTAGAATTTGGCGATTTTAAACGCGTGCTTTCTCGGCCCGCGCCGGTTGCCGCCGCCACTTTCCTGCATTATTTGGTGATGCCGCTGGCTGCATGGCTCTTAGCGAAGCTGTTCCACATGCCTGATGATCTGGCAGCCGGTATGATTCTGGTGGGCAGCGTTGCCAGCGGAACGGCGTCCAACGTGATGATTTACCTGGCCAAAGGAGACGTGGCACTTTCTGTGACCATCTCCTCCGTCTCTACGTTGGTCGGCGTATTCGCCACGCCGCTGCTTACTCGTCTTTATGTGGATACGCACATCAAAGTTGACGTCGAGGGCATGCTGTTGAGTATTCTACAAATTGTCGTGATCCCTATTTTGGCCGGTTTGATTATTCACCACCTGTTCACGAAAGCCGTCAAACGCATCGAGCCTTTCCTGCCGCTGTTCTCGATGGTCTGCATTCTGGCTATCATCAGCGCAGTGATCGCCGGGAGCCAGGGTTTGATTGGCTCGGTAGGACTGGTAGTGGTTATCGCGGTGATTCTGCACAATGCCATTGGCCTGCTCAGCGGTTACTTTGGCGGTAAGCTGTTTGGATTTGATGAAACCACCTGCCGCACCATTGCGCTGGAAGTGGGCATGCAAAACTCCGGTTTGGCCGCCACGTTGGGCAAACTTTACTTCACTCCAATAGCAGCGCTGCCGGGCGCAATCTTCTCGGTATGGCACAACCTCTCCGGCTCGCTGCTGGCCGGTTACTGGTCGGGTCGTCCGGTGAAGAAAGAGCAGAAATCCGTTGAGGAATAATCTGCGCTGACAGACAAATTGGATTGATAAAAAAAGGGTCGCGAGAATATCGCGACCCTTTTTTACATCCGGTAACCTTTATTTAGCCAAGCCGGGTACGTCGTCCAAATCTTCACGTTCGTCGTCTTTTTCGTCTTTATCCAGCACGTTGTAGGCAACAGCGCAGAACAACGAGTTCAGGCGTTTCATGTCGCCCAGCAGTCCAAGGTGCAGCGAGCTGGTTTCAATACTTTGTACGT contains:
- the plsB gene encoding glycerol-3-phosphate 1-O-acyltransferase PlsB; the encoded protein is MSGWRRLYYTLLNLPLKLLVRSKVIPTDPVTELRLDPTRPILYVLPYNSKADLLTLRVQCLAQNLPDPLIPLEIDGVHLPSHVFIGEGPRVFSYYQPKQESVKLFHDYLDLHRNNPNLDIQMLPVSVMFGRAPGREGQDTPHLRVLNGVQKFFAVLWLGRDSFVRFSNTVSLRDMATQHGTDKIIAHKLARVARMHFSRQRLAAVGPRLPVRQDLFNKLLASKAIEKAVEDEARTKKISHDKAQQNAIALMEEIAADFNYEAVRLSDRVLSWTWNRLYKGINVNNAERVRQLAQDGQEIVYVPCHRSHMDYLLLSYVLYHQGLVPPHIAAGINLNFWPAGPIFRRLGAFFIRRTFKGNKLYATVFREYLGELFSRGYSVEYFVEGGRSRTGRLLEPKTGTLAMTIQAMLRGGSRPITLVPIYIGYEHVMEVGTYAKELRGATKEKESFIQMINGLRKLRNLGQGYVNFGEPLHLTPYLNQNVPQWRDAIDPIEAHRPSWLTPTVQDIADKIMVRINNSAAANAMNLCCTALLASRQRSLTREQLIEQLDCYLQLLRNVPYTADSTVPELTADRLLDHALNMNKFQVEKDNIGDIIILPREQAVLMTYYRNNIHHLLVMPSLIASIVMHHREVSKSELLRQVALIYPMIKAELFMHYGKEQLPQLLEVLSAELARQGLIVVEGDQLTLNPLRNRPLQLLAAGVRETLQRYAITLSLLSNNPSISRGALEKESRIMAQRLSVLHGINAPEFFDKAVFTTLVGTLRDEGYINDIGDAIAEHTREIYTILSDLITPDIRLTIESAGMPSELPVATEPPAEAKIDVRDTDH
- the ubiA gene encoding 4-hydroxybenzoate octaprenyltransferase, with translation MQGQWRDYCRLMRIDKPIGSLLLMWPTLWALWLASGGMPPLKILIVFVLGVFFMRAAGCVINDYADRKVDGHVKRTAGRPLPSGAITSRQAKMLFGALVLLSFCLVLLLNGKTILLSLGGLALAWIYPFVKRVSNLPQVVLGAAFGWAIPMAYMAVSEAVPLSCWLLFLANICWTVAYDTQYAMVDRDDDLRIGVKSTAILFGRYDNLINGLLQLAMLALMATVGHLNQLGAPFYWSLLLAACLFVHQQKITAKRQREQCFQAFRNNNYVGMVMFIGILLSYSMAGG
- the ubiC gene encoding chorismate lyase, whose translation is MSESYVPFPDAIHWFEFSSDVPPAVVDWLLEMGSMTRRFEQHCSTVSVTPQKECFIEHHQLSKEEAEQLPMSERYWLREIVLFGDDVPWLLGRTVIPLETLTGDDQALVDLGTLPLGRYLFSGNHLSRDYIHLGQQAKCWARRSRLRLSDKPLLLTEIFLPASPVYDSRDDAVKLTTKK
- the psiE gene encoding phosphate-starvation-inducible protein PsiE codes for the protein MAGSKKATMIAVVMQRILNVFLLGLAAILMLFLGRETYHLALVLFVNNDESSSYMLIEGIVIYFLYFEFIALIVKYFASGYHFPLRYFVYIAITAIIRFIIVDHKSPIDTLLYTAAILVLVFTLYLANGERLKRE
- the pgi gene encoding glucose-6-phosphate isomerase; this encodes MKNINPTKTAAWQALQQHFDQVKDVQISQLFAEDSDRFTKFSATFDDQILIDFSKNRITAETLEKLHALAKETSLQDAIKSMFSGEKINRTEDRAVLHVALRNRSNTPIVVDGKDVMPEVNAVLAKIKGFTERVIGGSWKGYTGKPITDIVNIGIGGSDLGPFMVTEALRPYKNHLNMHFVSNVDGTHIAETLKPLDPETTLFLVASKTFTTQETMTNAHSARDWFLQTAGEEQHVAKHFAALSTNGKAVAEFGIDTDNMFEFWDWVGGRYSLWSAIGLSIALSVGFENFEQLLSGAHAMDKHFAETPAEKNLPIILALIGIWYNDFYGTETEAILPYDQYMHRFAAYFQQGNMESNGKYVDRNGDAVDYQTGPIIWGEPGTNGQHAFYQLIHQGTKIVPCDFIAPAVSHNALSDHHAKLLSNFFAQTEALAFGKSLDVVEEEFAAQGKKPEDVKHVAPFKVFEGNRPTNSILLREITPFSLGALIALYEHKIFTQGAILNIYTFDQWGVELGKQLANRILPELEGSENVTGHDSSTNGLINRFKNWRA
- the lysC gene encoding lysine-sensitive aspartokinase 3 codes for the protein MNQATLRNADPTPLSSTVIAKFGGTSVADFEAMNRSADVVLSNPDVRVVVLSASAGVTNLLVELAEGSDSARRVFLLDEIRRIQNAIIDRLDKPEVIHEEIERMLENISMLSEAASLATSSALTDELVSHGEMMSTLLFVEILRQRNVSAEWFDVRKIMRTNDRFGRAEPDTQILYDLASQQLLPRLKEALIITQGFIGSEPKGRTTTLGRGGSDYTAALLGEALHASRVDIWTDVPGIYTTDPRLVPAAKRIDRIAFEEAAEMATFGAKVLHPATLLPAVRRGIPVFVGSSKDPSAGGTLVCNTTENPPLFRALALRRKQTLLTLHSLSMLHSQGFLAEVFSILARHNISVDLITTSEVSIALTLDTTGSTSSGESLLTTSLLTELSSLCRVEVEENLALIAIIGNKLSQACGVGKEVFGVLDPFNIRMICYGASSYNLCFLVPGDDANQVVQKLHHNLFEQNQ
- the panS gene encoding ketopantoate/pantoate/pantothenate transporter PanS, whose amino-acid sequence is MLAKITRLFPLWAVLLAVAAYYTPTTFTPIGPHVSTLLMLIMFAMGVTLEFGDFKRVLSRPAPVAAATFLHYLVMPLAAWLLAKLFHMPDDLAAGMILVGSVASGTASNVMIYLAKGDVALSVTISSVSTLVGVFATPLLTRLYVDTHIKVDVEGMLLSILQIVVIPILAGLIIHHLFTKAVKRIEPFLPLFSMVCILAIISAVIAGSQGLIGSVGLVVVIAVILHNAIGLLSGYFGGKLFGFDETTCRTIALEVGMQNSGLAATLGKLYFTPIAALPGAIFSVWHNLSGSLLAGYWSGRPVKKEQKSVEE